The proteins below come from a single Chryseobacterium sp. MA9 genomic window:
- a CDS encoding adenylosuccinate synthase, whose translation MSTYVVVGLQYGDEGKGKITDVLSAKSDYVVRFQGGDNAGHTVYVGDEKFVLHLLPSGVLQCKGKCIIANGVVVNPKSFIREVGQIESKGLRSDHIFISRRAHVIMPYHILLDTYREEEHGGTQIGTTKKGIGPCYEDKIARVGIRMVDLLNPEILRDKIEKNLKVKNSLFEKYYGKPTLDVEEIYNEYLEIGKQLQDRIVDTELELNEAIRDGKNVLFEGAQALMLDIDFGTYPYVTSSSPSTGGVCTGAGVPPTSLQNLIGVAKAYCTRVGNGPFPSELDNELGEKIRQIGGEFGATTGRPRRTGWLDLVSLKHACMINGINNLVITKLDVLTGIENLKIVTHYKTEDGKIIDYFTSSTEKLYNYEPIYQDLPGWSEDITKARSYDELPDNAQKYIEFIEKYLGINVYLVSVGPERSQNIIRKELF comes from the coding sequence ATGTCAACTTATGTAGTTGTAGGTCTTCAGTACGGAGATGAAGGCAAAGGAAAAATCACGGATGTTTTATCAGCAAAATCGGACTATGTAGTACGTTTCCAGGGTGGAGACAACGCTGGTCACACGGTTTATGTGGGTGATGAAAAATTCGTTCTACACCTTCTTCCTTCAGGAGTTCTTCAATGCAAAGGGAAATGTATCATTGCGAACGGAGTAGTGGTAAACCCTAAGTCTTTTATTAGAGAAGTTGGTCAGATTGAGAGTAAAGGCTTGAGATCAGATCATATCTTTATCAGCAGAAGAGCGCATGTGATCATGCCTTACCACATCCTTTTGGATACTTACCGTGAAGAGGAACACGGAGGAACTCAGATCGGAACTACCAAAAAAGGAATCGGACCTTGCTATGAAGATAAAATTGCAAGAGTCGGGATCAGAATGGTAGACCTTTTAAATCCTGAAATTTTAAGAGATAAAATCGAGAAAAACTTAAAAGTTAAGAACTCTCTTTTTGAAAAATATTACGGAAAACCAACTTTAGACGTTGAAGAAATCTACAACGAATATTTGGAAATCGGAAAGCAGCTTCAGGACAGAATCGTTGATACTGAATTGGAATTGAACGAAGCAATCAGAGACGGTAAAAATGTATTGTTTGAAGGAGCTCAGGCATTAATGCTTGATATCGATTTCGGTACGTATCCATACGTAACTTCATCTTCTCCGTCTACAGGGGGAGTTTGTACAGGTGCTGGTGTTCCGCCAACTTCACTTCAGAACCTTATAGGAGTAGCAAAAGCTTACTGTACAAGAGTAGGAAACGGACCTTTCCCTTCTGAACTGGATAACGAACTGGGTGAAAAAATCAGACAGATCGGTGGTGAATTCGGAGCAACTACAGGAAGACCAAGAAGAACAGGTTGGTTAGACCTTGTTTCTTTAAAGCATGCTTGTATGATCAACGGAATCAACAACCTTGTGATTACGAAGCTTGACGTTCTTACAGGAATTGAAAACCTTAAAATCGTTACTCATTACAAAACTGAAGATGGAAAAATTATTGATTATTTCACTTCATCTACAGAGAAATTATATAACTATGAGCCAATCTATCAGGATTTACCAGGTTGGAGCGAAGATATTACAAAAGCAAGAAGCTATGATGAACTTCCTGACAATGCTCAGAAATACATCGAGTTTATTGAGAAATACTTAGGAATCAATGTATACTTAGTTTCTGTAGGTCCTGAAAGAAGTCAGAACATTATCAGAAAAGAATTATTCTAA
- a CDS encoding energy transducer TonB gives MKQHNQNQEFRFNEVLFEHRNKEYGAYALRNESDRILTKALFIGASLMAAVSITPFVISALKTADVPTKPVYELPRVVEIQEIEKPKDQPVVIVKPAPPAPAVKTYDDRLPEPKAIVTNEKQVEDKTNAVASTQTSEGKEISNTTYIPIVPRVIGGDGPPTVKADPVVEKADPKKIETELSVEASFTGGIDSFRNKVMNNFDGSGFESEDVVKTTVTFIVEMDGTISGVKANGTNADFNSEAMRTIKNISSKGKWIPAKNKKGEFVRSYFKFPISMKFDN, from the coding sequence ATGAAACAACATAATCAAAACCAGGAATTTCGTTTTAACGAAGTTCTCTTTGAGCACCGCAATAAAGAATATGGTGCCTATGCATTAAGAAACGAATCAGATAGAATATTAACCAAAGCACTTTTCATTGGAGCAAGCTTAATGGCCGCAGTGTCTATTACACCTTTTGTGATTTCTGCATTGAAAACTGCAGATGTACCTACAAAACCGGTATATGAACTTCCGAGAGTTGTTGAGATTCAGGAGATAGAAAAACCGAAGGATCAGCCTGTAGTGATTGTAAAACCCGCGCCGCCAGCTCCCGCTGTAAAAACATACGATGACAGGTTGCCGGAACCTAAAGCAATTGTCACCAATGAAAAACAAGTTGAGGATAAAACAAATGCGGTAGCAAGCACACAAACATCGGAAGGTAAAGAAATATCAAATACAACCTATATTCCGATTGTGCCTCGTGTGATTGGAGGTGATGGTCCACCTACAGTAAAAGCTGATCCGGTAGTTGAAAAAGCAGATCCTAAAAAGATTGAAACGGAATTAAGTGTAGAAGCTAGTTTTACAGGAGGAATAGACTCCTTCAGAAATAAAGTAATGAACAACTTCGATGGTTCAGGATTTGAATCAGAAGATGTTGTAAAAACGACAGTTACCTTTATTGTAGAAATGGACGGAACCATCTCTGGGGTAAAAGCTAATGGAACCAACGCCGACTTTAACAGTGAGGCCATGAGAACAATTAAAAACATCTCAAGCAAAGGAAAATGGATTCCAGCCAAAAACAAAAAAGGAGAATTCGTAAGAAGTTATTTCAAATTTCCTATCTCAATGAAGTTTGATAATTAA
- a CDS encoding ParA family protein, translating to MAKIIGIANQKGGVGKTTTAVNLAAALGVLEKRILIIDADPQANATSGLGVEDVQYSTYNLLEHSAETRVCIKRTATPNLDIIPSHIDLVAAEIELVDKEDREYMLRKALASVRDDYDYIIIDCAPSLGLITVNALTAADSVIIPIQCEYFALEGLGKLLNTVKNVQKIHNKDLGIEGLLLTMYDSRLRLSNQVVEEVNLHFPEMVFETIISRNVRLSEAPSFGESILNYDAESKGAVQYIQLAEEVLLRNENLIKN from the coding sequence ATGGCAAAAATCATAGGTATTGCTAATCAAAAAGGAGGCGTTGGTAAAACTACCACCGCTGTCAACTTGGCGGCAGCATTAGGAGTATTGGAAAAAAGAATATTAATCATTGATGCTGATCCTCAGGCGAATGCTACATCCGGCTTGGGTGTTGAAGATGTTCAGTATTCTACATATAATCTTTTGGAGCATAGTGCAGAAACAAGGGTTTGTATCAAAAGGACAGCAACTCCGAACCTGGATATTATTCCGTCACATATTGACCTGGTAGCTGCGGAAATCGAATTGGTAGACAAGGAGGACCGTGAGTATATGCTGAGAAAAGCACTGGCCAGTGTAAGAGACGATTATGACTATATCATTATCGACTGTGCACCGAGTTTAGGTCTTATTACAGTCAATGCACTTACAGCAGCAGATTCTGTAATTATTCCGATCCAGTGTGAGTATTTCGCATTAGAAGGACTTGGGAAACTTTTGAATACCGTTAAAAATGTTCAGAAGATCCACAATAAAGATCTTGGAATTGAAGGTCTTCTTCTTACGATGTATGACAGCCGATTGAGATTATCCAATCAGGTAGTGGAAGAAGTAAACCTGCACTTCCCGGAAATGGTTTTTGAAACCATTATCAGCAGAAACGTAAGACTGAGTGAAGCACCAAGTTTTGGAGAAAGTATCCTGAATTATGATGCCGAAAGTAAAGGAGCTGTTCAGTATATTCAATTAGCTGAAGAAGTTCTTTTGAGGAACGAAAACTTAATAAAGAATTAA
- a CDS encoding ParB/RepB/Spo0J family partition protein, giving the protein MKDKKRAMGRGLGAILSAESKATINSATDEGADKFVGNIVEVALEDIYPNPTQPRTYFDEKALNELAQSIENLGVIQPITLRKDGEKFEIISGERRYRATKIAGLTTIPAYIRLVNDQELLEMALVENIQREDLDAIEIALTYHRLLEEIGLTQENLSQRIGKDRSTITNSIRLLRLNPDIQNAIRSGEISAGHGRAIISLESEEDQQVLFELIIKEKLNVRQAEQAAAALKNPKSPAAKKAKVELSNNYKKAQKTIADILEVKVEIKASGNGKKGKIVLDFKNEEELEYILSHIK; this is encoded by the coding sequence ATGAAGGACAAAAAAAGAGCTATGGGACGCGGCTTGGGCGCCATTTTAAGTGCAGAATCCAAAGCAACTATCAATTCCGCTACTGATGAAGGAGCAGATAAGTTTGTAGGAAATATTGTAGAAGTTGCGCTTGAAGATATCTATCCGAACCCGACGCAGCCGAGAACTTATTTTGATGAAAAAGCATTGAACGAACTTGCACAGTCAATTGAAAACTTAGGCGTAATCCAACCGATTACCCTGAGAAAAGATGGTGAGAAGTTTGAAATTATTTCCGGGGAAAGACGTTACAGGGCAACTAAAATTGCAGGATTAACGACTATTCCTGCTTATATCCGTTTAGTAAATGATCAGGAACTTCTTGAGATGGCCCTTGTTGAAAACATCCAGAGAGAAGATCTTGATGCCATCGAAATTGCACTTACTTATCATAGGCTTTTAGAGGAAATAGGTCTTACTCAGGAAAACCTGAGCCAGAGAATAGGAAAGGATAGAAGTACCATTACTAATTCTATCAGACTATTAAGATTAAATCCGGATATTCAGAATGCTATCAGAAGCGGTGAGATTTCTGCAGGACACGGAAGGGCAATCATTAGTCTTGAAAGTGAAGAAGATCAGCAGGTATTGTTCGAGCTTATCATCAAAGAAAAATTAAATGTTCGTCAGGCAGAGCAGGCAGCTGCTGCATTGAAGAATCCAAAGTCTCCCGCTGCAAAAAAAGCAAAAGTGGAGCTTTCCAATAACTATAAAAAAGCCCAGAAGACAATTGCTGATATCTTGGAAGTAAAAGTAGAGATCAAGGCTTCTGGAAATGGTAAAAAAGGTAAAATTGTCCTGGACTTCAAAAACGAAGAAGAGCTGGAATATATTTTATCCCATATTAAATAA
- a CDS encoding DUF5683 domain-containing protein has product MKKIFFTFFLCIAALAYSQVKPIDTVRMQTPPKEEPRVVKPGKTEAKIIEDLEKANGPTVKTIKLNPTRAGLYSAVLPGLGQFYNKKYWKIPIVWGAVGAGVGIAVWNDNQYKKYREYYIAKLNGTPNEFVDSHPFLDKRALGNAQDRAKRQRDYAIAITGLIYILNIVDAVVDAHLYESRHDPDLVFKPSVIQDQYGYSAPKTGFSLSYRF; this is encoded by the coding sequence ATGAAGAAAATATTTTTCACATTTTTCTTGTGTATCGCTGCATTGGCCTATTCACAAGTGAAACCTATCGATACCGTTCGGATGCAGACTCCTCCGAAAGAGGAACCCCGTGTGGTAAAACCAGGCAAAACAGAAGCAAAGATCATTGAAGATCTTGAAAAAGCCAATGGTCCCACAGTAAAAACCATAAAGCTGAACCCTACCAGAGCAGGATTGTATTCTGCTGTTTTACCGGGATTGGGACAGTTTTATAACAAAAAATATTGGAAGATTCCCATTGTTTGGGGTGCGGTAGGAGCCGGAGTAGGTATTGCTGTATGGAACGATAACCAATACAAAAAATACCGCGAATACTACATCGCTAAACTTAATGGTACCCCTAATGAGTTTGTGGATAGCCACCCGTTTTTAGATAAAAGAGCATTGGGGAATGCTCAGGACAGAGCGAAGAGACAAAGAGATTACGCCATTGCGATTACAGGACTTATTTATATTCTGAATATTGTAGACGCTGTAGTAGATGCACATCTTTACGAAAGCCGCCATGACCCGGATTTGGTTTTTAAACCATCTGTTATACAGGATCAGTATGGGTACAGTGCTCCCAAAACAGGTTTCAGTTTAAGTTATAGATTTTAG
- the dapB gene encoding 4-hydroxy-tetrahydrodipicolinate reductase: MKIALVGYGKMGKIIDEIAQKRGHEVVARLKETPTAENLNNPDVVIEFSLPEVAFENIKACLENKIPVICGTTGWLDQKEEIEKLAVENGTAFLYGSNFSLGVNLFFALNEKLADLMKNVDEYSCQLEEIHHVHKKDAPSGTAISIAEGIIQNNPKFDAWKLEETEGKQLGIFAVREDEVPGTHSVYYRSEVDEIEIKHTAFNRNGFALGAVVAAEWIKDKKGNFAMKDVLGL, from the coding sequence ATGAAAATAGCATTAGTTGGTTACGGTAAAATGGGTAAGATCATTGATGAGATCGCGCAGAAAAGAGGTCATGAAGTAGTTGCCCGTCTTAAGGAAACCCCAACTGCTGAGAATCTTAATAATCCGGATGTTGTGATTGAATTCTCATTACCGGAAGTGGCATTTGAAAACATCAAAGCGTGTCTTGAAAATAAAATTCCGGTGATCTGTGGAACTACAGGCTGGCTGGATCAAAAAGAAGAAATAGAAAAACTGGCTGTAGAAAACGGTACCGCATTCCTATATGGGTCCAACTTCAGTTTAGGAGTAAATTTATTTTTTGCTTTAAACGAAAAGCTTGCAGATCTGATGAAAAACGTAGATGAATACTCTTGTCAGCTGGAAGAAATTCATCATGTCCACAAAAAAGATGCTCCAAGTGGAACTGCTATTTCCATTGCGGAAGGAATTATCCAGAACAACCCGAAATTTGATGCCTGGAAGCTTGAAGAAACAGAAGGCAAACAGTTAGGAATTTTTGCAGTACGTGAAGATGAAGTTCCTGGAACTCACAGTGTGTATTACAGAAGTGAAGTAGACGAAATTGAGATCAAGCATACCGCTTTCAACAGAAACGGTTTTGCTTTGGGAGCTGTGGTAGCTGCTGAATGGATTAAAGATAAAAAAGGAAACTTCGCAATGAAAGACGTTTTGGGGCTTTAA
- the lepB gene encoding signal peptidase I: MNYFLTYTVYVLILSVLMGISSWKLFKKMGYSPLFAFIPFYNYFIILKETKHPKWWAILSYLPIVGPIMMSVFHLYLVKKFGKTLFKDQILTVILPFIYMAVINYSKDVELEDENENDLFLTDEEKNDKKKDTFVGSITFAVVFATIIHVFVTQPFGIPTGSMERTLLVGDFLFVNKWSYGYRLPMRPVAIPFLQGTIMDTGQKGNPKDDPKSYVDGVKLPYTRILQFNKPQKNDVVVFNYPQDSVHTAIDRKDPYVKRCVATAGDTFEMRAGRLFVNGKPEVVLGDQEVQHGYVVSTDAQLDIPTLYKVYGFLPVREFQQDSGGYLYAFQGLTDKVAKEIKELPHVTDIKEQVFAKEESGVAYKDEARTKIDTTQSIFPINKPWNTDWYGPLRIPKKGDVVAINQETLPTYQWIISEYEHNSLEKKNGKIFINGKEASQYTIQQDYYMMVGDNRDASLDARFFGFVPEENIVGKPMFTWMSLQGAFADSSSTYQAPFKIRWERMFKATNTGEANKTSYWWIAAMILILFFGWEYFVKLFRKKKTEE, from the coding sequence ATGAATTATTTTTTAACTTATACAGTATATGTCCTCATACTATCCGTATTGATGGGTATTTCATCTTGGAAACTGTTCAAGAAAATGGGCTATAGCCCTTTATTTGCTTTTATCCCTTTCTACAACTATTTCATTATTCTGAAAGAAACAAAGCATCCGAAATGGTGGGCGATCCTGTCTTATCTTCCGATTGTAGGACCAATCATGATGTCTGTTTTCCACCTTTATTTAGTGAAAAAGTTTGGGAAAACCCTTTTCAAAGATCAGATTCTTACTGTGATCCTGCCGTTTATTTATATGGCAGTGATCAACTATTCTAAAGATGTAGAGTTAGAAGATGAAAATGAAAACGACCTGTTTCTTACAGACGAAGAAAAGAATGATAAAAAGAAAGATACATTCGTAGGTTCAATTACCTTCGCGGTAGTTTTTGCAACCATCATCCACGTTTTTGTAACACAGCCTTTCGGGATTCCTACAGGATCTATGGAAAGAACATTATTGGTGGGTGACTTCCTTTTTGTAAACAAATGGAGCTATGGATACAGACTTCCAATGCGTCCGGTAGCAATACCTTTCCTTCAGGGAACGATTATGGATACAGGGCAGAAAGGCAACCCGAAAGATGATCCGAAATCTTACGTAGACGGAGTAAAACTTCCTTATACAAGAATTTTACAATTCAACAAGCCACAGAAAAATGATGTGGTTGTTTTCAACTATCCTCAGGATTCTGTACATACAGCGATCGACAGAAAAGACCCTTACGTAAAAAGATGTGTTGCTACAGCAGGAGATACTTTTGAAATGAGAGCCGGAAGACTTTTCGTTAACGGAAAGCCGGAAGTAGTTTTAGGAGATCAGGAAGTACAGCATGGATATGTAGTAAGCACAGATGCCCAATTGGATATTCCAACTTTATATAAAGTGTATGGATTTTTACCGGTTCGTGAATTTCAACAGGATAGCGGAGGGTATCTGTATGCCTTTCAGGGTTTAACGGATAAAGTTGCCAAAGAAATTAAAGAACTTCCTCATGTTACAGACATAAAAGAACAAGTTTTTGCAAAAGAAGAATCAGGAGTTGCTTATAAAGATGAGGCGAGAACAAAAATTGATACTACTCAATCTATCTTCCCAATTAACAAACCTTGGAATACTGATTGGTATGGACCACTTAGAATTCCTAAAAAAGGAGACGTTGTAGCCATCAACCAGGAAACACTTCCAACCTATCAGTGGATTATTTCTGAATATGAGCACAACAGCTTAGAGAAAAAGAACGGGAAGATCTTTATCAACGGAAAAGAAGCCAGCCAGTATACCATTCAGCAGGATTATTATATGATGGTAGGAGACAACAGAGATGCTTCATTAGATGCAAGATTCTTTGGTTTCGTTCCTGAAGAAAATATTGTAGGAAAGCCGATGTTTACATGGATGAGCCTTCAGGGTGCTTTTGCAGACAGCAGCTCTACTTATCAGGCACCATTCAAAATCCGTTGGGAAAGAATGTTTAAAGCAACCAATACAGGAGAAGCTAATAAAACCTCTTACTGGTGGATTGCAGCGATGATCCTGATCTTGTTCTTCGGATGGGAATATTTCGTGAAATTATTCAGAAAGAAAAAAACTGAAGAATAG
- the lepB gene encoding signal peptidase I: protein MFKSKIFNRVLLIGSFIVTLFFIAKLSGVLQYAFVPTAGNEPTIKKKSFIVMTNILPYAKFKMIAYNQNNLDYPQGVYVQRLIGTENDEILIKNGELYVNNTLIGKFNVKHSYKIDRGYANDLLFKGTEESEIFQIDDNYFITQLSDKELNNNFFHERFINPNTDQDIRKIYHKDWNADNFGPIKVPSGKLFFLGDNRNASLDSRYLGFIDEKDAVGRVIYPRN, encoded by the coding sequence GTGTTTAAAAGTAAAATATTTAATAGAGTCCTTTTAATAGGTAGCTTTATTGTAACTCTTTTTTTTATTGCAAAACTCTCCGGGGTTTTGCAATATGCTTTTGTACCAACGGCAGGCAATGAACCTACCATCAAAAAAAAGTCATTTATTGTGATGACTAACATCCTTCCTTATGCCAAGTTTAAAATGATTGCATACAATCAGAATAATTTAGATTACCCTCAAGGTGTCTATGTGCAAAGATTAATAGGAACGGAAAATGATGAGATTTTAATTAAGAATGGAGAATTATACGTTAATAATACATTGATAGGTAAGTTTAATGTGAAGCATTCTTATAAAATAGACAGAGGCTATGCAAATGACCTCCTATTTAAAGGAACTGAAGAAAGTGAAATCTTTCAGATTGATGATAATTACTTCATTACTCAGTTAAGTGATAAAGAACTTAATAATAATTTCTTTCATGAAAGGTTTATAAATCCAAATACAGATCAGGATATTCGCAAAATTTATCATAAAGATTGGAATGCAGATAACTTTGGACCAATAAAAGTTCCAAGTGGAAAATTATTCTTTTTAGGGGATAATCGTAATGCAAGTTTAGATTCCCGTTATTTAGGCTTTATTGATGAGAAAGATGCTGTAGGACGAGTAATTTACCCTAGAAACTAG
- a CDS encoding WbqC family protein has translation MQNILLPAFYMPPISWFSVLLNPENEITLEQFESFPKQTYRNRANIYGANGKLSLIIPIHHNGKREFKDVEISYREDWRTLHWKSIKTAYQSSPYFEYYEDKFRKIFELQEKYLLDFNLKGIEIIQQILKTEKAHSLNEEYIKNPESINFREKFSAKLPSEFQMEEYYQTFSDKLGFLEDLSVLDLICNKGPESLVYIKNIKQSY, from the coding sequence ATGCAAAATATTTTATTACCGGCATTTTATATGCCCCCAATTTCATGGTTTTCAGTATTATTAAATCCTGAGAATGAAATTACATTGGAACAATTTGAAAGTTTTCCCAAGCAGACTTATAGAAACAGAGCGAACATCTACGGAGCCAACGGAAAATTGTCCTTAATAATTCCTATCCATCATAATGGGAAAAGAGAATTTAAAGATGTTGAGATCTCTTATCGTGAAGATTGGAGAACCCTTCATTGGAAATCAATCAAGACAGCGTATCAGAGTTCCCCCTATTTTGAATACTATGAAGATAAGTTCAGAAAAATATTTGAACTTCAGGAAAAGTATCTTCTTGATTTTAACCTTAAGGGCATAGAAATCATTCAACAGATACTGAAAACAGAAAAGGCACACTCTTTGAATGAAGAATATATCAAAAATCCTGAAAGCATCAATTTCAGAGAAAAGTTTTCGGCAAAGCTTCCTTCAGAATTTCAAATGGAAGAGTATTACCAGACGTTTTCTGATAAATTAGGCTTTTTGGAAGACCTGTCAGTTCTGGATCTTATTTGTAATAAAGGACCGGAATCATTGGTATATATAAAAAATATAAAACAATCATATTAG
- a CDS encoding S8 family serine peptidase, whose protein sequence is MKKVLLAAVFLAGFSFSFAQESKVKSIDPNEDKDLMTWYHKDFATSKVYGVNTANAYKYLESKGLKPKTVVVGVLDSGVQVDHPGLVKNLWSNPNEIPGNGKDDDGNGYIDDVHGWNFIGGKNGDVDIDNMEVTRVVAKYKPVFEGNDSTKNKANQAQMKEEFDMYMKAKDMFNKKSIEAVQNFKTYSMLNELIPNMVKLLGGKPVTAETLSAIKAPTDQKDAIALEFLGQISQSPEFKGKSSAEFEKKMKEEMKEAIDHFAPAAKQYDLSYDPRKEIVGDNYDDYSEKSYGNNHYEGPDAEHGTHVAGIIAGLPQGKEIQYGIASKVAKIMSVRTVPNGDERDKDVANAIRYAVDNGAKVLNMSFGKPVSPGKNVVWDAFKYAEDKGVLLVKAAGNENEDVAEHLAFPTNFKNVTDEKPFVSNVLVVGASTNKNNALRADFSNYNKKMVNVFAPGEEIYSTVPKNEYKYLQGTSMASPVVAGGAAVLLAYMPDLKPYQIIEALVKSSNPSTANGFTDQSQAGGVIDLKKAAEYAYTNFYKGKPSNVAKPSKSVKKAVKK, encoded by the coding sequence ATGAAAAAGGTATTATTAGCTGCAGTTTTTTTAGCAGGTTTTAGTTTCTCTTTTGCACAGGAATCTAAAGTTAAAAGTATTGATCCAAATGAAGATAAAGATCTGATGACATGGTATCATAAAGATTTTGCAACTTCAAAAGTATATGGGGTAAATACGGCAAATGCTTATAAATACTTGGAATCTAAAGGGCTGAAGCCTAAAACAGTTGTAGTAGGAGTTTTGGATAGTGGTGTACAGGTTGACCACCCCGGATTGGTAAAGAATCTTTGGTCAAATCCTAATGAAATTCCCGGAAATGGTAAAGATGATGACGGAAACGGATATATTGATGATGTACATGGTTGGAACTTTATAGGAGGTAAAAACGGTGATGTTGATATCGACAACATGGAAGTGACAAGAGTCGTTGCCAAATACAAACCTGTTTTTGAAGGAAATGATTCTACTAAGAATAAAGCCAATCAGGCTCAAATGAAAGAAGAGTTTGATATGTATATGAAAGCCAAAGATATGTTCAATAAGAAAAGTATCGAGGCAGTACAGAATTTCAAAACTTATTCTATGCTGAATGAGCTGATTCCTAATATGGTAAAATTATTAGGAGGTAAGCCTGTAACAGCTGAAACGCTTTCTGCAATTAAAGCCCCTACAGATCAGAAAGATGCAATCGCACTGGAATTCCTGGGCCAGATTTCTCAAAGCCCTGAATTCAAAGGGAAATCTTCCGCTGAATTTGAAAAAAAGATGAAAGAAGAGATGAAGGAGGCAATAGACCATTTTGCTCCGGCAGCAAAACAATATGATCTTTCATATGATCCTAGAAAAGAGATTGTAGGTGATAACTATGATGATTATTCTGAAAAAAGCTATGGTAACAACCATTATGAAGGGCCAGATGCAGAACATGGAACTCACGTAGCCGGAATCATTGCAGGACTTCCGCAAGGAAAAGAAATTCAGTATGGTATAGCTTCAAAAGTTGCTAAAATTATGTCTGTAAGAACAGTTCCAAATGGTGATGAAAGAGATAAAGATGTTGCCAATGCCATCAGATATGCAGTAGATAACGGGGCAAAAGTTTTGAACATGAGCTTTGGAAAACCTGTTTCTCCAGGTAAAAATGTAGTCTGGGATGCTTTTAAATATGCTGAAGATAAAGGTGTTCTTTTAGTAAAAGCTGCGGGTAACGAAAATGAAGACGTAGCAGAACATTTGGCATTTCCTACCAATTTTAAAAATGTTACTGATGAAAAACCATTTGTGAGTAACGTTCTTGTAGTGGGAGCAAGCACCAATAAAAACAATGCTTTAAGAGCTGATTTTTCTAACTATAATAAAAAAATGGTAAATGTTTTCGCTCCAGGTGAAGAAATCTATTCTACCGTTCCTAAAAACGAATACAAATACCTTCAGGGAACTTCTATGGCTTCTCCTGTGGTAGCTGGAGGTGCAGCTGTTTTATTAGCATACATGCCGGATCTGAAACCTTATCAGATCATTGAAGCGCTTGTGAAAAGCAGCAATCCAAGTACAGCGAACGGATTCACGGATCAATCGCAGGCTGGAGGCGTTATCGATTTGAAAAAAGCCGCAGAATATGCCTATACCAATTTCTACAAAGGAAAGCCATCAAACGTGGCTAAGCCTTCGAAATCCGTAAAAAAGGCTGTTAAAAAATAA
- a CDS encoding lipocalin family protein — MKKLLLAGMLGTSLFAVSCSSVNKAATSQNQRADFLKMKGDWQIVSIDYDKGYKIKPFDEGADAQCFVGSHWRLIPNNWTGAYTLNGGGDCPAITQPIKFEVKDGNTFMFKKIASGTKAKQNTAGYSLTMINQTTDQFSLEQDVPFEGGNVKVVYNFQRAGMK; from the coding sequence ATGAAAAAGTTACTACTTGCAGGGATGTTGGGAACATCACTTTTTGCAGTTTCGTGTTCCTCTGTTAACAAAGCAGCTACATCTCAAAATCAAAGAGCCGACTTCCTGAAAATGAAAGGAGACTGGCAGATTGTGAGCATAGATTATGATAAAGGTTATAAAATTAAACCTTTTGACGAAGGTGCAGACGCACAGTGCTTCGTAGGAAGCCACTGGAGATTGATTCCTAACAACTGGACAGGAGCGTATACTTTGAACGGAGGTGGAGATTGCCCGGCAATTACACAACCTATCAAGTTTGAAGTAAAAGACGGTAACACGTTTATGTTTAAAAAAATTGCTTCAGGTACTAAAGCCAAACAAAATACAGCAGGTTACAGTCTTACGATGATCAATCAGACTACAGATCAGTTTTCACTTGAGCAAGATGTTCCTTTTGAAGGAGGCAATGTAAAAGTAGTTTACAACTTCCAGAGAGCAGGAATGAAATAA